The Pseudanabaena sp. FACHB-2040 genome segment CAGCCATTTACGCATTGACGTATTGTTCCCTTGCTAGGATTGCCTTATGGAATCCGAAGACGCCACCGTAGTACAGTCTCCATGCCCTGCTAAAACCATTGTAGGTGTGCGAATTGACGGCACCAACTATGACGATGCCTGCGATCGCATCACCCACTGGGCTACCCTTCCCACCTCCTGCTACATCGTCGCTGCCAATGTCCATGTGGTTATGACTGCCTATTGGAATCGAGCCTACCGGGAAGTGCTCAGCCAAGCTGCCTTGGTTACCCCCGACGGTATGCCGCTGGTGCTGGGGCTGCGGTTGCTGGGCTGTGCAGATCAAAGGCGGGTGTATGGGCCTGACCTGATGCTGGCCTGGTGCGATCGCACGGCTCGCTTGGGTCTGCCGATTTACCTCTATGGCGGCACCCCGGTGATGCTGCAAAAGCTGGCCCATCACCTAACGACTACCTATCCCGGCCTCATCATTGCAGGCAGTCATGCGCCGCCCTTTCGCCCTCTTTCTGCTGAGGAAGAAGCAGAAGATCGCGATCGCATTCACCAATCGGGGGCGCGAGTGGTTTTTGTCGGGCTGGGTTGCCCCAAGCAAGAGCAGTGGATGGCCCGTCAGCAGGGGCAGCTGCAGGCCGTCATGATCGGTGTAGGAGCGGCCTTTAGCTTCTTTAGCGGCGAGGTCACCCAGGCTCCCCGCTGGATGATGTGCTGGGGGCTGGAATGGCTCTACCGCTTTAGTCAAGAGCCAGGGCGGCTGTGGCGGCGCTATCTCATCAACAATCCGGCCTTTATTCTGTTATTTAGCTGGCAGCTGCTAGGTCACAAGTTGAGCCACCGCTTCGTTAAAAAACCTTTGCGGTGATGGGTTTTGACTCCAACTGCGGCACCCTAAGCCTGATGCCAGCGTAGTCGGCAACCGGCTGCATTGCCCCTATGGATTGTTATCACGCTGCGCCCGCTTATATGAAGCGACAGCCCCACTCACCCTCCACCGTCCGCCAAGACATCCGCGCTCCCCGGTCGCTGCGGCTTAAGGATATGCTCTCCTGGCAGGGGCAGCGGAGCTTAGTGCTGGTGCTGAGCGATAGTTTGGCCCTGATTTTGGCTTGGCAGATTGCCCGCTTTCTCAACCAGTTTTTCTCACCGATTCCAGAGCAGCTGGTGTGGTGGACTTGGTTTAGCCTGCCCAGCTTGTTCTGGGTCTTTATTGCCGTTACCCTGCTGGTATTTGCCCAAAACGGGCTCTACGGCTCCATTAACCAGGTCAAGAACTACGTTCGGGCAGGGAAGCTGGTCAGCATTGTCTACCTGATGTCTCTGGTGGCGATCTACTTTTACGACCCCAAGCTCGACCCACCCCGGTCTCTCTTCTTTTCAGCCTGGATGGGCAGCGTGGTGCTGATTATCGTATCGCGGCTGATGGTGACGGGGCTGCTGCGCCCCTTTGAGCAGGCTTACGCGCGCACCAAGGTATTTGTCATTGCTCCCGCCCGCCGCCTCAAGCGCCTGGCTGAAGTGCTGGAAAAGCGGTCTCGCTACCCGATTGTGGGGGCAGCCCTAGCTGCAACGGCTAATTCCCCCTCCACCTATCAGGCGATTCTGGCTTCGGGGGCGAAGCTGGTGCTGGTTGAGGAGATTCCAGCGGCGGATCTGGCCTCGGCTCTGTACTGGAAGCTGCGGCGGGCGGGCATTACGATGCAGCTGATTCCCTCTAGCCGGGAAATGCTTTACCGCCGGGGCGTGCCCGAAGTGGTGGCGGGCATTCCGACGCTGCGGCTAGATGCGCCCCTAGTAGGCGGTTGGGACTACCGCTGCAAGCGCTGGATGGATTTTGTCGGGGCCGCTGTTGGGCTGCTGCTGCTGTCGCCTGTATTTTTGGCAATTGCGATCGCAATTCGGCTCGATTCTCCTGGCCCAGTCTTTTTCCGGCAAGAGCGCATTGGCCTGCACGGCAAAGTCTTCCAGGTCTGGAAGTTTCGCACGATGAGCACCGATGCAGCCCAGCGACAGGCCGAACTAGAGCAGCACAACCAGACCGAAGACGGCATTCTCTTTAAGATCAAGCACGACCCCAGAGTGACGCGGATCGGTCACATCCTGCGGCGCACCAGCTTAGACGAGCTGCCTCAGCTCTTTAACGTAGTGCTGGGCCAGATGAGTTTGGTGGGTCCTCGGCCCCTACCGCTGCGGGATGTCGCTCAGTTCGACTCCTGGCACCATATCCGTCACCAGGTGCTGCCAGGGATTACTGGGCTTTGGCAGGTTTCGGGGCGCTCTGACATCGATAGCTTCGACGATGCTGCCCGACTTGATCTGCACTACATCGACCACTGGTCGCTCAACCTTGACCTAGATATTCTGATGGAAACCTTTCGGATCGTGTGCCTGGGTAAGGGCGCATACTAGACTCGCCCGCCGCACAAGAGGTCCATGCCCATTTCTGTCTCCCAATTCTCCTTTAAGCTCAGCGCTTGGCCCAGTCTCCTGTGGGGATTGGGCGGCCTTGTGGTGGCTGTGCTGGTGCTCTTTACCTGGCTGCCTTCGAGCTACTACCGCATGGTGGAATGGCCCTGGATTGTCATCTGGCAGGCAGGCTTTTGGCTGGCTGGGCTGCTGCTGATTGGCTGGCTGCGGCGGTTTAAGCAGGCATTTCAGCCGCTGGGCTATGGCTTAGACGCAGTTCTAGCGGCCACCTTAGGGAGCGTGGTGCTATCGGGCCTGGCTTCTGAATTTCGGCCTGTGGCGCTGTGGAATTTGACCCTGGTTTTGGGCTATGGCCTGCTGCTTTACCTAGGGCGACAAGCGCTGAACCAGGCGGTGTTAACCCGGCAGAAGATTTGGCTAGGTCTGGTGATCGTGGCTGCTGGAACCGCCGCTATAAGTCTCAGTCTGTGGCGGCCTGACCCGGCTATGTGGGCCGCAGGTAACTTTGCGACTGCCCTGCGAAACCCGCAGCCACTGGGTCATCACAACTTTGTTGGCGGCTATCTGGCCCTGGTACTGCCGCTGGTGGGGGCCTTTGCCCTGGCAGAAAGGGGTCGGTGGCGAGGACTGGGGGTGGGGGCAACGGTTCTAACTGGAGTAGCCCTTTACGTCAGCGGTTCTCGGGGGGCTGCTGGGGGCTGTTTGATCTGGGCAGTGGTAACGCTGGGCTGGGCCACGGTCACCGCGACGGGTCGAGATCGCTGGCGACGACTGGCCGTAGGGGGCAGCCTGCTGCTGCTGCTGCTGGCTGGGCTACTGACTAACCCTCGCGTGCAGAGTTGGTTTGCAGGGCTGCGGTTGGGACAGGCTGGGACGGCAGTTGCGATCGCAGATGGCCCCACACTAGATCGGGCTTTTATGCTGCGGCTGGGCCTGAACATTCTGCGAGATCGGCCTTTTCTGGGTGTGGGGCCGGGCGTTATGGGTCGGGTATCGAACCTGTATCGGCCGATTGAAACGGGCGAAGGGCTCGATCACATTCAGCAGCTCCACAACACGCCCATGCAGCTAGCCGGAGAGCTGGGGCTGCTGGGGCTGGCCCTGTACATTGCCTGGTGGGTGGTTGTAGGGCGGCTCTGGTGGCGACTGTACCGGCTGCCGCAGATGGCAGGGTATGAGCGCATTCTGCTTTACGGGATTGGCGGCAGCTTTTTGGCCTATGGCGTTGCCAGCCTCACTGACTACCAGCTAGAAAATATTGCGATCGCCAGCACCCTAACGCTAAATCTGCTGCTGCTGCTGTCCCTGGCCCAGAGAGCGCTGCCCTCGCCTCCAGAGCTGCCCCAACGGCAGCGGCGCATCGCTAGCTTAAGCGTTTTAGGCATTTTGGGTCTGATGATCTATACCTGGCTGCCCTTTGATCTGGCCCTGGCCTTTGGCCAGAGCGGCACCGAGGCCATGATCCAAACTCAGTTCACCCAGGCTGAGAACCGCTGGCTTAAAGCCAGCCAGCTAGCCCCTTGGGACCCCACTTTCAGCGCCCTGGCCAGCGAACGGCTGCTGGATCTAGTGGCAATAATGGGGCCTTCGATCAGCCAGTCCGCTTTTCAAGATAGCCTGTTGACCTTTAGCCAGCAGGCTGTTCAGGCGGCTCCCTACGATGTTTGGTTTAACCAAAACCTGGCCGTTCTCTACCAGAGCCAAGATCTGGCGGTTGCCGAGCAATTCGCCAGCCGCAGCGCTCAGCTACTGCCCCGTAATCGCAACTTCACCTACTGCCTGCTGGGCCAAATTTACGCAGCCCAAGGTCAGCTCGACCGGGCGGTGGCCGCCTTTACCCTGGAAGCGCTAGTGCGGCCCGCCTTTTTAACCTATCCCCTGTGGGCCGAGCCGGACCTAGAGGGCCTGTACCCAGCAGTTGTGCAGAGCACCCTCCTGGAATACGCTGCCCTGCTAGCACTGCCGCCCCAGTCGCCGCACTACAACAGCACCTATAGCCAGTGGGTGCTGCTTAGGTGGTGGTTGGGAGACTCCATCGCGGATGTCGATTTGAGCCGACTGCGGCCTCTGGTGCAGGCAGTTTTAATGGCCGAAAGCGATTTTGATGGAGCATTGGAGCAGGTAGAGGCAGCACTTGCCAGCGGCGATCCCGATCTTGGCCTGCCGCTATTAGCAGCCTGGCTAGAGCCCGATAAATACTTAGGATCCTACCTGCAGCAGGCCAACCTAGACCCTGACGAGGCCCAGCTAATCGAGCAGAACCTGCGGCAAAACCGCCGCTTGCGCGATTGGCTAACCGCTTTGGTTGGGCCACCACCGGCTCGCTACCGAGGGTCGCTAGCCTTTGCCTACCGCAACCGCTCTGCTAATCAGCTAGAACAAATGCTGCAACCCCTCGACTTACTGACCTACACCTTCATCGAAAAGCTAGACCTCTGGCCTGACTGGCCACGAGAATTTGCCGCTCTAGATCAACACATCGAACAGTTTAGAACCCGCACTCTGAACCTGCCCCACCCAACTCACAACGCCTTTCAACTCACCCCACTCCCCGAATTTCTGTCTCCCTAACTTTTCGGCACAACACTGATCCTAAGCCTTCCCTGCCCTCCGCCCTCCACCAACCTGACCCATGCACTCTGCCACACCGTCTCCTAAACTAGACCGCACTTCTGCCGATGGCACCCTGCTCGGCCTCCTCACCGCAGGCTTTTACGCGCTGTTTACGTTGCTGCCGGGCAGCAATACCCTGATGGTGTCTTGGCCCTGGGCCTTTCTCTGGCAGGTCAGTTTGGCGCTGCCGATACTGTGGCTGCTGTGGCAGGTCGGCTTTAAGCCTTTGCGGCAGCTGGCGCTGGGTAGCGGGTTGGACTGGGTGGCGGCTCTGATGGTGGTTGGGCTGATCGTCTCGACCTTAGCTGCTGACTTTCCTCAGCAGGCCCGCTGGTACACCTGGGTGGCTCTGGGTGGGCTAGCTGCTCTCTATGCGCTTAACGGTTGGCTCAATTCTCCCCGGCGACTGCTGAGCCTGCTCCAGTTTCAGGGCGGACTGGCCCTGGCTTTTATCGCGCTGAGTCTGGGGCTTTGGATCAGCCAAATTTATCTGCCGGAGTTGGCCCGGCTCAATACACTGCGTCAATATGGTGTCGATTTAGCCTTCAGCTTTCAGTTCACCAGCCTACGCAACTGGCAGCCCATCGGCCACCAAAACTATGTCGCCGGATACCTGGTGCTGGTGCTGCCGCTACTGGCCGCTTTGGCCTGGGTCAGCAAGGGCTGGCAGCGGTGGCTCTGGTTGGCGGGCACTGGGCTAGGGCTGGTGAACCTCTATACCACCAGCTCTCGCGGCGGCTGGCTGGCCCTGATGGGGCTGGCGGTAGGGGGCTTTGCGATCGCACTTCTGCTCAGCCCCTTACCTCGACGAGTGCTCTGGTCAATCGGCGCAGTTGGGTTGGGAGGCATGTTGATTGCGATCGCAACCAACGATCGTCTCAGCGGAGTTATCCGGGCGCTGCTGCGGGGCGACGTGGGCGGTGGCGAACTGGTCTATCGGCTGATTACCAATGCCGTTGGCTGGAATATGGGCATTGACAGGCCATTGACAGGCCAGGGGTTGGGCAGTGCGCCTCTGGTATATCAGCAGTATCGGCCTTACTGGGCCGGTCGAGAAGCGGAGTTGCAATACCAGCTCCACAGCACTCCAGCCCAGCTTTGGGGAGAGTTGGGTATCTGGGGCATTTTGGTGCCCATTGCTTTAGTCGGCGTGCTGAGCTTCCAGACTTTCCGTTGGGTACGGCGATCTCCGGCGACTGACCAGACCCTACCGCCAGTGCTGGTCTGGAGCTTGCTAGGGGGTTTATTGGCCTACGGTATTCTCAGCCTCACTGACTACCAAGTTGACAATCTCTGCATTGCTGGGGCCATGCTGATTTATCTGGCTGTGCTGGCCCGCACCTGGCAGCCCCAGCTCTCTACTCAGGCCGCTTCTCCTGGGCGGATTAACCGCTGGCTGGTGGGCTTGGGGCTGGGTACAACCTTGGCTATGACCCTTTGGCTGGTGCCCATCCACCGGGCTTGGAGTCTCTCTAGCGATGGCTTTGTTGCTTTGCAGCGGGGCGACCTCGATAGCTTTGTGCGGCGGCTAGAGCAAGCCCACACCCTCGCTCCCTGGGAACCCTATTACGCTCACCAGCTGGGCTGGAACCTGGGCAACCTCAGCTACCAAAGCCCTGATCCTGGCCAGAGCCAGGCTCTGAGACGGGCTGGCATTGAGTGGTTTCAGCGGGCGAATGCTGTGGCTCCCTACCTGGAGTTTGGTCACTCTAACTTGGGCTGGCTGTTAATTGGCGAAAACCAGCCCCAGGAAGCCACGGCTGCCTTTGCCGAGTCTAGCCGTCTGATTCCCGCTAAACCAGGTGTGTTCTTTGGCTTGGGGTTCAGCCGTCTACTGGCGGGCAACACCGATCAGGCAGTAGAAGCGATGGCTTTGGAAATTGTCCGCAACCCAATGCTGATCAGCAGCTCAGTTTGGCAGGTAGGGCAATTTGCTGCTCTGGCTGGCCCTGTTCTAGATCGGGTAGAAACAATTACCACTGACCTCATTGCAGACGCGCCTGCCGGTGCCCTCAAGGGCTACCTGCACCAAGTTCGCGGTGGCACTCGCTGGTGGCAGGGCGACCTAGCCCAGGCCAACGAAGACTGGCAGATCGGCGGCAGTGCTGCCAGCCTTGCCCTGTTAGCTCTGGCCCAAAACCAGCCGGTTGACCTGGAAAGCCTCCCCCCCGGATCGCCTGAGCAGTTGGCCCTGCAAGCCTGGTTCACTCCCGCCGAGCGGCGCGATCTGCTGGCTCAGGCTTGGGTCGCCCAGCCCGAAGACTTGCCCCAGCTAGACGAAGTTCTGCCGCCAGAAGACATTCTTAACGAGCTGGAAACCACGATGAACCAGTCGCCCAGCCTAGAGGTGTGGCTAAAGCAAAATGCCCCTTCGTGGCAACCTCGCAGTCAGCGATTGGGGTTTGGCATCATCAGCCGCCATATCGACGGGCCGCAGCCGAGCGACTATCTGCCTCGGATTGAAAATGTGCCGATGGTGAAATTCTTTGACACGGTTTTTCCAGAGGCAATCTATCTGCCAGAACTGGATTCGGCTTTACAGCCTTACCGAGATGAGCTTTTGAACCAGGTGAGTAGCCCAGGATAGTCCTGCTAGTCTTTGCACTTGGGGCGCTTCTGACTGTAGCTTGAGCTATGCATCACAATTGCGCTAATCAATATTGCAAATACCAAATTTTCGTAGCAGCGTGGGTAGGTGATCATCCAAATTTTGAATGTGCTGGTCAGTCAATTCAATTAGGCGTAGCTCGTTGGCTTTGTAGAGCGCTCTTTTTTCTTCCTTGCGGGCAAGATACTTAGCTTCATTCTCATAGCCCCAGTATTCAATGTAGATACGGCCTTGGGGGATATAGAAATCACAGTATGCGTCTTTCTCAGCTTCGACAGGCAGCTTTCGCTCATAGGCGTGAGCGAGCCCAGCAAAGTAGAGCCAGTTGTCAATTAAAACTTCAGCTTTGGAGCGAACCCAGTGCCCGTCATTAGTGCGGTACTTAGCACCCTCTTGAAACTTCTCGCGAAAGTTAGATGTCTTTTCTGGTGCTTCCGCAGAGGAATTGCCCTCAGCCAATACCTTAACGGCCTGTAGGAAAATGCGGTTATCTAGTACCTCCGGCGACCAGACAACATATTGAGTACCGCCTCGCTGGCCGTCTTTTTGTTGAGCCCCAAGAGCAAGCCCACGAGGGGTAGCCACCCATCCTTTCTCTGCTTTATCAAGCAATCCTAGCTCAGCCAGAATAGGGTTGACCTTGAGGCGAGAAAGGCCAAAGTGCTCACCCAAACGGGTTGTAGATAAGAGGTTCCCTGAAGTTTCTAGGCTGGTTTCGCCTTTGACCGTCTTTTGAAGAACTGGCTTTTCTATAATTGGCTTGTCTATGGTGGCCTTTTCTACAGGTCGTTTAGCTTTCCAGCAGGTGTAGCAAAGGGTATACCCCGACTTTGCCACTGACTGATCACAGCCCGGAGTAGTGCAGAGGCTCATGTATAAAATTGGTTTTACGCCAAGGCAAGAGTACCCAGTTAAAGGTTAAGAGTTGAGGCGTTAGTCCACTATGAGACTGGCCCTAAATCATCTGGTAAATCTTCAACTGACCACTGCAGGAGTCGGCAGAGGGCCTTAACCTGTGGCAATGTTAATTTCGCCTCTTTATAACGCCCTGTCTCCCAGTTGCTCACAGTTTGGACTGAAATATCAACTGCAATAGCCACATCCCGCTGGGTCAGTCCCAGTTCTTCACGGCGGTGTTTGAGGATAGATACTGGCGCAGCGCTTTGCTCAGGCATGGGGGTTTACGCCTTGAGAGGGCCAAACTCATCTGGTAGCTCCTCAATCGGGATCTTCAGCTCGCGGCACAGGGCCTTGATTTGAGGAATTGTGGGTC includes the following:
- a CDS encoding sugar transferase; its protein translation is MDCYHAAPAYMKRQPHSPSTVRQDIRAPRSLRLKDMLSWQGQRSLVLVLSDSLALILAWQIARFLNQFFSPIPEQLVWWTWFSLPSLFWVFIAVTLLVFAQNGLYGSINQVKNYVRAGKLVSIVYLMSLVAIYFYDPKLDPPRSLFFSAWMGSVVLIIVSRLMVTGLLRPFEQAYARTKVFVIAPARRLKRLAEVLEKRSRYPIVGAALAATANSPSTYQAILASGAKLVLVEEIPAADLASALYWKLRRAGITMQLIPSSREMLYRRGVPEVVAGIPTLRLDAPLVGGWDYRCKRWMDFVGAAVGLLLLSPVFLAIAIAIRLDSPGPVFFRQERIGLHGKVFQVWKFRTMSTDAAQRQAELEQHNQTEDGILFKIKHDPRVTRIGHILRRTSLDELPQLFNVVLGQMSLVGPRPLPLRDVAQFDSWHHIRHQVLPGITGLWQVSGRSDIDSFDDAARLDLHYIDHWSLNLDLDILMETFRIVCLGKGAY
- a CDS encoding WecB/TagA/CpsF family glycosyltransferase — encoded protein: MESEDATVVQSPCPAKTIVGVRIDGTNYDDACDRITHWATLPTSCYIVAANVHVVMTAYWNRAYREVLSQAALVTPDGMPLVLGLRLLGCADQRRVYGPDLMLAWCDRTARLGLPIYLYGGTPVMLQKLAHHLTTTYPGLIIAGSHAPPFRPLSAEEEAEDRDRIHQSGARVVFVGLGCPKQEQWMARQQGQLQAVMIGVGAAFSFFSGEVTQAPRWMMCWGLEWLYRFSQEPGRLWRRYLINNPAFILLFSWQLLGHKLSHRFVKKPLR
- a CDS encoding O-antigen ligase family protein, with the translated sequence MPISVSQFSFKLSAWPSLLWGLGGLVVAVLVLFTWLPSSYYRMVEWPWIVIWQAGFWLAGLLLIGWLRRFKQAFQPLGYGLDAVLAATLGSVVLSGLASEFRPVALWNLTLVLGYGLLLYLGRQALNQAVLTRQKIWLGLVIVAAGTAAISLSLWRPDPAMWAAGNFATALRNPQPLGHHNFVGGYLALVLPLVGAFALAERGRWRGLGVGATVLTGVALYVSGSRGAAGGCLIWAVVTLGWATVTATGRDRWRRLAVGGSLLLLLLAGLLTNPRVQSWFAGLRLGQAGTAVAIADGPTLDRAFMLRLGLNILRDRPFLGVGPGVMGRVSNLYRPIETGEGLDHIQQLHNTPMQLAGELGLLGLALYIAWWVVVGRLWWRLYRLPQMAGYERILLYGIGGSFLAYGVASLTDYQLENIAIASTLTLNLLLLLSLAQRALPSPPELPQRQRRIASLSVLGILGLMIYTWLPFDLALAFGQSGTEAMIQTQFTQAENRWLKASQLAPWDPTFSALASERLLDLVAIMGPSISQSAFQDSLLTFSQQAVQAAPYDVWFNQNLAVLYQSQDLAVAEQFASRSAQLLPRNRNFTYCLLGQIYAAQGQLDRAVAAFTLEALVRPAFLTYPLWAEPDLEGLYPAVVQSTLLEYAALLALPPQSPHYNSTYSQWVLLRWWLGDSIADVDLSRLRPLVQAVLMAESDFDGALEQVEAALASGDPDLGLPLLAAWLEPDKYLGSYLQQANLDPDEAQLIEQNLRQNRRLRDWLTALVGPPPARYRGSLAFAYRNRSANQLEQMLQPLDLLTYTFIEKLDLWPDWPREFAALDQHIEQFRTRTLNLPHPTHNAFQLTPLPEFLSP
- a CDS encoding helix-turn-helix transcriptional regulator, whose protein sequence is MPEQSAAPVSILKHRREELGLTQRDVAIAVDISVQTVSNWETGRYKEAKLTLPQVKALCRLLQWSVEDLPDDLGPVS
- a CDS encoding O-antigen ligase family protein; this encodes MHSATPSPKLDRTSADGTLLGLLTAGFYALFTLLPGSNTLMVSWPWAFLWQVSLALPILWLLWQVGFKPLRQLALGSGLDWVAALMVVGLIVSTLAADFPQQARWYTWVALGGLAALYALNGWLNSPRRLLSLLQFQGGLALAFIALSLGLWISQIYLPELARLNTLRQYGVDLAFSFQFTSLRNWQPIGHQNYVAGYLVLVLPLLAALAWVSKGWQRWLWLAGTGLGLVNLYTTSSRGGWLALMGLAVGGFAIALLLSPLPRRVLWSIGAVGLGGMLIAIATNDRLSGVIRALLRGDVGGGELVYRLITNAVGWNMGIDRPLTGQGLGSAPLVYQQYRPYWAGREAELQYQLHSTPAQLWGELGIWGILVPIALVGVLSFQTFRWVRRSPATDQTLPPVLVWSLLGGLLAYGILSLTDYQVDNLCIAGAMLIYLAVLARTWQPQLSTQAASPGRINRWLVGLGLGTTLAMTLWLVPIHRAWSLSSDGFVALQRGDLDSFVRRLEQAHTLAPWEPYYAHQLGWNLGNLSYQSPDPGQSQALRRAGIEWFQRANAVAPYLEFGHSNLGWLLIGENQPQEATAAFAESSRLIPAKPGVFFGLGFSRLLAGNTDQAVEAMALEIVRNPMLISSSVWQVGQFAALAGPVLDRVETITTDLIADAPAGALKGYLHQVRGGTRWWQGDLAQANEDWQIGGSAASLALLALAQNQPVDLESLPPGSPEQLALQAWFTPAERRDLLAQAWVAQPEDLPQLDEVLPPEDILNELETTMNQSPSLEVWLKQNAPSWQPRSQRLGFGIISRHIDGPQPSDYLPRIENVPMVKFFDTVFPEAIYLPELDSALQPYRDELLNQVSSPG